The Aneurinibacillus migulanus genome contains the following window.
AGAAACCCATACTTTTGTGACTCCTTTCGAGAAATAAATTGCTTAGAATGTAAAACTAGTTGTCATCAAATTTGGAAAATATTAATGCTGATTGTGTTCAGATTCTTCTTTTGAACCTTCGTGAGAATCACTTGAACCATGATTATGTCCGCCACCTTCACCTTCTGGAGGTGGCAAAAATTCTAAATGCGTTCCTGTAAACGTTAATTGTCCAAGGTGACCTGGTTCTAACAATTCATCGAATTTTTCTTCAGTAAGAGGCTTAGCAGTTTTTTTAACTTCTTTTACCCATTGATCAAACTCAACTTCAGGCATTGCCTTGACGTTGAACGTATTTTCAGCGAATCCTTTACCGCTGAAGTTTGCATTTCGCCCCATATATTCACCTGGAACATCAGCTACCAAGTGTAATGTGGTAATCATGTCAGACATCGCATATTTTTGTCCTCCAAGTTGCGGAATCCAGAAACTTGTGATTGGTCCGTATGAATAAAGTTTAAATTCAAGCGCTCTGTCTGTTGGTATATACAGGTAATTAACTGTTTCAATATCCTCTTCAGGATAACTAAAATGCCACTTCCAGTTAGAAGTTGAAGCGTAAACAATTAATGGTTTTTTATCTTCGTATCCTTTAGGTGTTGCCTCAACTTTATAGTTGCTTTGAACAGAAACAAAGGAAAGGAGAATTACGATTAAAACTGGAATCCCAACACAGATCGCTTCAACAACCGCACTTCCTTCAATGTGTGGAGGGGCATAATCTTTACTTTGTTTAGAGGCGCGATATTTTATTAACATAAATACTAAAATCGCAAATACCACAATAACAATAAACGACATGATCCAAATAGATAACATAATGTCATTGGCTTGTGTTTGCGCTTGAGGCCCTTTAGGATCCAGAGCCATTAACGGCTCGCAACCGGTTAGAACAGTGATAATAGTGAAAATCGCTCCTAATAAAGCCCATTTTATTTTCATAGAGGTACCCCTTTCTTAATTCACTATAGTCTTTTTGCCTTTTTCATTTCTTTATCTCCTAACAGTGTGTCGTGCGATAGTAAACAAATCCGTTGAGGCGATAAGTCTGAAAGAAAACCAACCGTACACAAACCTATCCTAGTGAACTATCTAAAAAATGTCGCCATCCAGTCTGGTATCATTTCACCCATCCATGTTCAACGTTTTGAAACAATAACGACAAAAATTGGTCACAAGGAATAAACCGTACTGCATATAAGGAAGACAACATAATTAACTCCCAAAATGGATAAAATGTAACATTTATCCGATTTTTATACTTTCTATAGTTGGTTTTTGCTTCAGCATATTGTTGATGACTTGTACAGCCGTATGCCCCTTTCGTCATTCTCCTAAGGATTCGTTTCTCCATCCGAGCTCAAGCCCCATCGCTGCTCTACAATAGCGAATTTTCCCCTGGGATTGGTAGACATCATCGTTCAAAATCTTATCTCCTTTCGTTAACCTTTTTAACATTGCAACTACAGGTCATAATATGATTTAGTAGCGTTAAGGGTATTTCCTGAAAATAAATTATAGGTCTTATAAGGTAAAATAAACCCTCCAGTTCTATAAAATTATGACCATCCACCCCATATTCAGGGCGAGGTGTGTAGTGACAATAAGGTCGATTAACAATGTTCTTGCAAAGAAAAATAAAGTTGTTTCATTTTGTTTACAATATGTGTTAAGATTTGGTGCGAATCCGAAATAAAACGGCTTTATTGTGAGTTAAACAACTTTATTAACATGAAACATGAACGTAAGGAAGTGTACTTCTTTGATGAATTGGAAGCCTAATCGCGAAAGTCAAATACCCATCTACAAGCAGATTGCTCAGTATCTTGAACAGCGAATCTCTAATGGAGAATATCCCGCAGGAACAACGCTCCCTTCTGAACGCTTGCTTTCAAAAGAATTAGTTGTAAACCGTTCAACAGTCGTAGCAGCCTATGAGGAATTACGTGCTTCCGGTATTGTAGAAAGCTTGAAAGGGAAGGGGACAATCGTAAGCAGAAACATATGGGGTACATCTCGTAAACGGATTCCAAACTGGGAGAAACTGATCGAAACAGGGTCATTCCTACCGAACACCACAATGATGCGCACCATACGAAAAGAAGCATTCGAGCTTGATCTCATCGATTTAGCAAGCGGAGAACTTTCACCCGATTTATCTGCTTCCCAATATTTTCGTAAAATCATGTCCAATGAGAGTTTCGACTACCATGTAGGCTATGATCATCCTCAAGGCAACTTGAAGCTGCGCGAAACGATTGCCTTGCACCTAAAAGAATTTAGAGATATCCATGCATCCCCTTCATCTATATTGATCACTTCTGGAGCACAACAAGCTCTATACCTGATTGTCCAGTGCTTACTTCAACCAGGGGATGCAGTGGCGATTGAGGACCCCTCATATTGCTATTCATTGCGCTTATTTAAATCAGCTGGACTAAGACCCTTCTTGTTACCTGTTGATGATCATGGGATTAATCCAGATGATATCGTACAATTTCATAAGCAGCATCGCATAAAAATGGTATTTCTTAACCCCAATTTTCAAAATCCTAATGGATCGGTACTCGATTTGGAACGTAGAAAAAGGGTCCTGGAAATTTCCTCTTACTATGGGATTCCGATTGTTGAAGATGATCCGTATAGTGTAACTGCATTTGATAAACCTCAAGTTTCAACGCTAAAATCTATGGATCAAAATGGAACCGTTCTCTATGTCAGTTCTCTAAGCAAAATCGTCGCTTCTGGCTTACGAATCGGATGGATTTTTGGCCCCAAAGCTGTAATTGAACGCTTGGCGGATGCAAAACAACAAATCGATTTCGGACATAGCATTATTCCTGAATGGATCGCAAACCAGTTTTTATCGTCCGAGGATTTCTCAGCACATTTGCACAAGCTTCGTGACTCACTTGCATTTAATAGAGACAAAATCGTTTTCTCGTTATATGACCAACTTGATGACCAGGTAGAGTTTCTAATACCTGAGGGTGGCATTCATATCTGGTGTAAAGTGAAGGCAGACATTAACGAACAACAATTATTAAAAGAGGCGATCAAAAGAGGCGTTGTTTACGTACCTGGAAGTGTTTTCGGGACCCAGAAAGGATATGTTCGATTTACATTCGGCCGAATTAAGGAAGAGCATATTTATGAAGCCATTTCTCGCTTTTCAGATTCCTTACATAGTTTCAAAAAAATCAAATGATATCTAATGAGCAAGGGTTGGCCTAAAAGCCGGTTATCCCCCATGCCCAT
Protein-coding sequences here:
- the qoxA gene encoding cytochrome aa3 quinol oxidase subunit II; this encodes MKIKWALLGAIFTIITVLTGCEPLMALDPKGPQAQTQANDIMLSIWIMSFIVIVVFAILVFMLIKYRASKQSKDYAPPHIEGSAVVEAICVGIPVLIVILLSFVSVQSNYKVEATPKGYEDKKPLIVYASTSNWKWHFSYPEEDIETVNYLYIPTDRALEFKLYSYGPITSFWIPQLGGQKYAMSDMITTLHLVADVPGEYMGRNANFSGKGFAENTFNVKAMPEVEFDQWVKEVKKTAKPLTEEKFDELLEPGHLGQLTFTGTHLEFLPPPEGEGGGHNHGSSDSHEGSKEESEHNQH
- the pdxR gene encoding MocR-like pyridoxine biosynthesis transcription factor PdxR; the protein is MNWKPNRESQIPIYKQIAQYLEQRISNGEYPAGTTLPSERLLSKELVVNRSTVVAAYEELRASGIVESLKGKGTIVSRNIWGTSRKRIPNWEKLIETGSFLPNTTMMRTIRKEAFELDLIDLASGELSPDLSASQYFRKIMSNESFDYHVGYDHPQGNLKLRETIALHLKEFRDIHASPSSILITSGAQQALYLIVQCLLQPGDAVAIEDPSYCYSLRLFKSAGLRPFLLPVDDHGINPDDIVQFHKQHRIKMVFLNPNFQNPNGSVLDLERRKRVLEISSYYGIPIVEDDPYSVTAFDKPQVSTLKSMDQNGTVLYVSSLSKIVASGLRIGWIFGPKAVIERLADAKQQIDFGHSIIPEWIANQFLSSEDFSAHLHKLRDSLAFNRDKIVFSLYDQLDDQVEFLIPEGGIHIWCKVKADINEQQLLKEAIKRGVVYVPGSVFGTQKGYVRFTFGRIKEEHIYEAISRFSDSLHSFKKIK